A DNA window from Methylobacterium sp. NMS14P contains the following coding sequences:
- a CDS encoding NAD(+) synthase — translation MTRSHHSSGQVPVSPATSESPARFRSLYRHGFARVAACTGRSHPAEPERNADVVLDLARTCHDSGAVLAVFTELGLSAYAIEDLLLQQTLLDAVEVAAARVIAESANLRPLLIVGAPLRWRHRVYNCALAIQGGRLLGVVPKTFLPNYREFYEKRHFASGAGIVGETVRVAGQDAPFGTDLLFPAEDLPGLVVGVEICEDLWVPEPPGMRAALAGATVLANLSGSPITVGRAESRALLSRAASMRGACAYVYAAAGQGESTTDLSWDGQTSVDELGVRLAEGERFPEKPVTTLADIDLDLIAQERLQAGSFDDDARGRALPYRRVPFRVSPPEADLGLIRRIERFPFVPADPSRLAQDCYEAYNIQVAGLAKRLEATGTRKAIIGVSGGLDSTHALIVIAKAFDRLGYPRSDILAYTLPGFATSNATKTNAHALMKALGCTAAEIDIRPAAKQMLADMDHPFAKGEAVYDVTFENVQAGLRTDYLFRLANHAGGIVVGTGDLSELALGWCTYGVGDQMSHYAVNAGVPKTLIQHLIRWVIGNGEVGPDEARTLQAVLDTEISPELVPVDQDDSPQSTEGTIGPYALQDFNLFYTLRYGFRPSKIAFLALHAWGDRERGTWAPDFPETKRVAYDLPEIRRWLGVFLSRYFGFSQFKRSALPNGPKVSAGGSLSPRGDWRAPSDGSARIWIDELNRNVPET, via the coding sequence ATGACTCGCAGCCACCACTCATCCGGACAGGTGCCCGTGTCTCCAGCCACCTCCGAATCGCCGGCGCGCTTCCGGTCCCTCTACCGCCACGGCTTCGCCCGGGTCGCGGCCTGCACGGGCCGGAGCCATCCGGCCGAGCCCGAGCGCAACGCCGACGTCGTCCTCGACCTCGCCCGGACCTGCCACGATTCGGGCGCGGTGCTGGCGGTCTTCACCGAGCTCGGCCTGTCGGCCTACGCGATCGAGGACCTGCTGCTCCAGCAGACCCTGCTCGACGCGGTCGAGGTGGCGGCCGCCCGCGTGATCGCCGAGTCGGCGAATCTCCGGCCGCTGCTGATCGTCGGCGCGCCCCTGCGCTGGCGGCACCGCGTCTACAACTGCGCGCTCGCCATCCAGGGTGGCCGCCTGCTCGGCGTCGTCCCGAAGACCTTCCTGCCGAACTACCGGGAGTTCTACGAGAAGCGCCACTTCGCCTCCGGGGCCGGGATCGTGGGCGAGACCGTCCGGGTCGCCGGTCAGGACGCGCCGTTCGGCACCGACCTGCTGTTCCCCGCCGAGGACCTGCCGGGCCTCGTGGTCGGGGTGGAGATCTGCGAGGACCTGTGGGTGCCGGAGCCCCCCGGCATGCGCGCGGCGCTCGCCGGCGCCACCGTGCTGGCGAACCTCTCAGGCAGCCCGATCACCGTCGGCCGGGCCGAGTCGCGGGCGCTCCTGTCCCGGGCGGCCTCGATGCGGGGCGCCTGCGCGTACGTCTACGCGGCGGCCGGCCAGGGCGAATCGACCACCGACCTGTCCTGGGACGGCCAGACCAGCGTCGACGAGCTGGGTGTGCGGTTGGCCGAGGGCGAGCGCTTCCCCGAGAAGCCGGTGACGACGCTGGCCGACATCGACCTCGACCTGATCGCCCAGGAGCGCCTGCAGGCGGGCAGCTTCGACGACGACGCCCGCGGCCGCGCCCTGCCCTATCGCCGGGTGCCGTTCCGCGTCAGCCCGCCCGAGGCCGATCTCGGTCTGATCCGGCGGATCGAGCGCTTCCCCTTCGTGCCGGCCGACCCGTCGCGCCTCGCCCAGGATTGCTACGAGGCCTACAACATCCAGGTGGCGGGCCTCGCCAAGCGCCTGGAGGCGACCGGCACCCGCAAGGCCATCATCGGTGTCTCGGGCGGCCTCGATTCGACTCACGCGCTGATCGTGATCGCCAAGGCGTTCGACCGCCTGGGCTACCCGCGCTCGGACATCCTGGCCTACACCCTGCCGGGTTTCGCCACCTCGAACGCCACCAAGACCAACGCCCACGCGCTCATGAAGGCGCTGGGCTGCACGGCCGCCGAGATCGACATCCGCCCGGCCGCCAAGCAGATGCTCGCCGACATGGACCATCCCTTCGCGAAGGGCGAGGCGGTCTACGACGTGACCTTCGAGAACGTGCAGGCGGGCCTGCGCACCGACTACCTGTTCCGGCTGGCGAACCACGCGGGCGGCATCGTGGTCGGGACCGGCGACCTGTCGGAGCTCGCGCTCGGCTGGTGCACCTACGGCGTCGGCGACCAGATGAGCCACTACGCGGTCAACGCCGGCGTGCCCAAGACGCTGATCCAGCACCTGATCCGCTGGGTGATCGGCAACGGCGAGGTCGGCCCGGACGAGGCGCGCACCCTCCAGGCGGTCCTCGACACCGAGATCTCCCCCGAGCTGGTGCCGGTCGACCAGGACGACAGCCCGCAGAGCACGGAGGGCACGATCGGTCCCTACGCGCTGCAGGATTTCAACCTGTTCTACACGCTCCGCTACGGGTTCCGGCCCTCGAAGATCGCCTTCCTGGCGCTCCACGCCTGGGGCGACCGGGAGCGCGGCACCTGGGCGCCGGACTTCCCGGAGACCAAGCGGGTCGCCTACGATCTTCCGGAGATCCGCCGCTGGCTCGGGGTGTTCCTGAGCCGGTACTTCGGCTTCAGCCAGTTCAAGCGCTCGGCGCTCCCGAACGGGCCGAAGGTCTCGGCGGGGGGCTCGCTGTCGCCCCGGGGGGACTGGCGCGCGCCCTCCGACGGGTCGGCGCGGATCTGGATCGACGAGTTGAACCGAAACGTCCCTGAAACTTGA
- a CDS encoding PilZ domain-containing protein has protein sequence MSEHRREARQRVFLKGRIVFNNGSSSLDCLVRDMSPTGARLVMSEATTLPDGFDLYIPQKDRTYRATLRWRREDGIGVTFEAPARAGTAPASPDPAATDASVTLLLKRISELETENAALRRLLASMAQSGDSASAA, from the coding sequence ATGTCGGAGCATCGCAGAGAGGCGCGCCAGAGGGTCTTCCTCAAGGGCCGCATCGTCTTCAACAACGGGTCGTCGAGCCTCGACTGCCTGGTGCGCGACATGTCCCCCACCGGCGCCCGCCTCGTGATGAGCGAGGCCACCACGCTTCCGGACGGGTTCGATCTCTACATCCCCCAGAAGGACCGGACCTACCGGGCCACCCTGCGCTGGCGCCGGGAGGACGGCATCGGCGTCACCTTCGAGGCGCCGGCCCGGGCCGGCACCGCGCCGGCCTCGCCCGATCCGGCCGCGACGGACGCCTCCGTGACCCTGCTGCTGAAGCGCATCAGCGAGCTCGAGACCGAGAACGCGGCCCTGCGCCGGCTGCTCGCCAGCATGGCCCAGTCGGGCGACTCGGCCAGCGCGGCCTGA
- a CDS encoding HIT family protein, with the protein MADARYDPDNIFAKILRGEIPCHRVYEDAHTLAFMDVMPQGEGHTLVIPKAPARGLLDADTDSLGALMASVQTVARAVKAAFEAEGLTVFQFNEPAGGQTVFHLHVHVIPRREGVPLKRHEGGMADNAVLAEHAARIRAALEAQA; encoded by the coding sequence ATGGCCGACGCCCGCTACGATCCCGACAACATCTTCGCCAAGATCCTGCGCGGCGAGATCCCCTGCCACCGCGTCTACGAGGACGCGCACACCCTGGCCTTCATGGACGTGATGCCCCAGGGCGAGGGCCACACCCTGGTGATCCCGAAGGCGCCGGCCCGGGGCCTGCTCGACGCCGACACGGACTCGCTCGGCGCCCTGATGGCGAGCGTCCAGACGGTCGCCCGCGCCGTGAAGGCGGCGTTCGAGGCCGAGGGTCTGACCGTGTTCCAGTTCAACGAGCCGGCCGGTGGCCAGACCGTCTTCCACCTGCACGTCCACGTCATCCCGCGGCGCGAGGGCGTGCCGTTGAAGCGCCATGAGGGCGGGATGGCCGACAACGCGGTCCTCGCCGAGCACGCCGCGCGCATCCGCGCGGCGCTCGAGGCTCAGGCCTGA
- a CDS encoding cation diffusion facilitator family transporter, with amino-acid sequence MAHESTGAIYAAAGANLAIAAAKFVGGALTGSTAMLAEGVHSVVDTANQVLLLVGMKRAERPADARHPFGYGREIYFYAFVVALMIFLGGGLFAVYEGIERVRHPEPDVDAELFGYRLPGLWVNVAILGFAIAAEGTSFFVAMRQFWAEKGKHSAVRAIRRSKDPTLFTVLAEDTAALIGLLIALAGVALSHLLEMPSLDGWASVGIGLVLIGMAAFLMVETHGLLIGEAADPEVVAAISELVRAEPGVLHVNEVLTQHLGPSDILVNLSIDMSDDLSAGEVESLVTRLDRALKARSPDVTRVFIEIQQQGDHTARAAA; translated from the coding sequence ATGGCGCACGAGAGCACGGGAGCGATCTACGCGGCGGCGGGCGCCAACCTCGCCATCGCGGCCGCGAAGTTCGTGGGCGGGGCGCTGACCGGCTCGACCGCCATGCTCGCCGAGGGCGTGCACTCGGTGGTCGACACCGCGAACCAGGTGCTGCTCCTCGTCGGCATGAAGCGGGCCGAGCGCCCGGCCGATGCCCGCCACCCGTTCGGCTACGGGCGTGAGATCTACTTCTACGCCTTCGTGGTGGCGCTGATGATCTTCCTCGGCGGCGGCCTGTTCGCCGTCTACGAGGGGATCGAGCGGGTCCGCCACCCCGAGCCCGACGTGGATGCCGAGCTGTTCGGCTACCGGCTGCCGGGCCTCTGGGTGAACGTCGCGATCCTGGGCTTCGCCATCGCGGCGGAGGGCACGTCCTTCTTCGTGGCGATGCGCCAGTTCTGGGCCGAGAAGGGCAAGCACTCGGCCGTGCGGGCGATCCGGCGCAGCAAGGATCCGACCCTGTTCACGGTGCTCGCGGAGGACACCGCCGCCCTGATCGGCCTGCTGATCGCGCTCGCCGGCGTGGCCCTGTCCCACCTCCTAGAGATGCCGAGCCTCGACGGCTGGGCGTCGGTCGGCATCGGCCTCGTGCTCATCGGCATGGCGGCGTTCCTGATGGTCGAGACCCACGGCCTGCTGATCGGCGAGGCGGCCGATCCCGAGGTCGTCGCGGCGATCTCGGAGCTGGTCCGCGCCGAGCCGGGCGTGCTCCACGTCAACGAGGTGCTGACCCAGCACCTCGGCCCCTCCGACATCCTGGTCAATCTCAGCATCGACATGAGCGACGATCTCAGCGCCGGCGAGGTCGAGAGCCTCGTCACGCGCCTCGACCGGGCGCTGAAGGCGCGCAGCCCGGACGTGACCCGGGTGTTCATCGAGATCCAGCAGCAGGGCGACCACACGGCGCGGGCGGCAGCCTGA
- a CDS encoding LysR family transcriptional regulator, with the protein MEQIGLDRLTGIVAFARSASLGSYSAAARSLGISPSAVSKSVQRLEARLGVSLFTRTTRSLTLTPEGRDLQERALRLLREAEAIEQAAVAARSEPAGTLKVAASIPVGVHLLAPALPRFRARHPKLSVDLRLSDRFVDLIAEGIDVAIRVGELADSRLVSRRLAPHRLCAFAAPGYLARRGTPRHPDDLVDHDCVNFRFQSTGQALRWPFQVGGRRVEFTPHTGIVVDFSDAVAAVLVAGGGIGISPTYIAAPHVARGALVPVLQDFAVERSVFTALWPESRRGSPNVKAFLAFLDEVFPSPAPWDGVRPPPPARGEDA; encoded by the coding sequence ATGGAACAGATCGGCCTCGACCGGCTCACGGGCATCGTCGCCTTCGCCCGCTCCGCCTCCCTCGGCAGCTACTCGGCGGCCGCCCGCTCCCTCGGCATCTCGCCCTCGGCGGTGAGCAAGAGCGTGCAGCGGCTGGAGGCGCGACTCGGCGTGAGCCTCTTCACCCGCACGACGCGCTCGCTGACGCTGACGCCGGAAGGTCGCGACCTGCAGGAGCGCGCGCTGCGCCTCCTGCGCGAGGCCGAGGCGATCGAGCAGGCCGCGGTCGCGGCGCGCTCCGAGCCCGCCGGAACCCTGAAGGTGGCGGCGTCGATCCCGGTCGGTGTGCACCTGCTCGCGCCGGCCCTGCCGCGGTTCCGCGCGCGCCATCCGAAGCTGTCGGTCGACCTGCGCCTCAGCGATCGCTTCGTGGACCTGATCGCGGAGGGCATCGACGTCGCGATCCGGGTCGGCGAGCTCGCGGATTCCCGGCTGGTGTCGCGCCGCCTCGCCCCGCACCGGCTCTGCGCCTTCGCCGCGCCGGGCTACCTGGCGCGGCGCGGCACGCCGCGGCATCCGGACGACCTCGTCGACCATGACTGCGTGAACTTCCGCTTCCAGAGCACCGGCCAGGCTCTGCGCTGGCCATTCCAGGTCGGCGGCCGCCGGGTCGAGTTCACGCCGCATACCGGCATCGTCGTGGATTTCAGCGACGCCGTCGCGGCGGTGCTGGTGGCCGGCGGCGGCATCGGCATCTCGCCGACCTACATCGCCGCCCCGCATGTCGCGCGGGGAGCGCTCGTGCCGGTCCTGCAGGACTTCGCGGTCGAGCGCTCGGTCTTCACGGCGCTGTGGCCGGAGAGCCGGCGCGGCAGTCCGAACGTGAAGGCGTTCCTCGCCTTCCTCGACGAGGTGTTCCCGTCGCCGGCTCCCTGGGACGGGGTGCGCCCGCCCCCGCCGGCGCGCGGGGAGGACGCCTGA
- a CDS encoding SDR family oxidoreductase produces MSSTLQDRSVVVFGGTSGIGLAAARQAEAAGASVIVVGRDAAGAERVAAENGFAGWRAADVTRPETVAAALADIPRVDHLALMAGTFVAGKVREAEVDHLKRAFDERIWAAAHALRALGDRLAGDGSVTLISGALADRPNAQGTAVLAAASAAMEAFARGLALELAPVRVNALSPGTTDTPLLARTLGAHRDAYVAGLTERLPQRRLGTAEEAGAAVVFLMGNGFMNGETLHIDGGGRLI; encoded by the coding sequence ATGAGCAGCACTCTCCAGGACCGCAGCGTCGTCGTCTTCGGCGGCACCTCGGGCATCGGCCTCGCGGCCGCCCGCCAGGCCGAGGCGGCGGGCGCGTCGGTCATCGTGGTCGGCCGCGACGCGGCGGGCGCCGAGCGCGTCGCGGCGGAGAACGGCTTCGCCGGCTGGCGCGCCGCCGACGTGACGCGGCCCGAGACGGTCGCGGCCGCCCTGGCCGACATCCCCCGCGTCGACCACCTCGCGCTGATGGCCGGCACCTTCGTGGCCGGCAAGGTCCGCGAGGCCGAGGTCGACCACCTGAAGCGGGCCTTCGACGAGCGGATCTGGGCCGCGGCTCATGCCCTGCGCGCCCTCGGCGACCGGCTGGCCGGCGACGGATCGGTCACGCTCATCTCCGGCGCCCTGGCGGACCGTCCGAACGCTCAGGGGACCGCCGTGCTGGCGGCGGCGTCGGCCGCGATGGAGGCCTTCGCCCGCGGTCTCGCCCTCGAACTCGCACCGGTGCGGGTGAACGCGCTCTCGCCCGGCACCACCGACACCCCGCTCCTGGCCCGCACGCTCGGCGCCCACCGCGACGCCTACGTGGCCGGCCTCACCGAGCGGCTGCCGCAGCGACGCCTCGGCACCGCCGAGGAGGCCGGCGCAGCCGTCGTCTTCCTGATGGGCAACGGCTTCATGAACGGCGAGACCCTGCACATCGACGGCGGCGGCCGCCTGATCTGA